A single Carettochelys insculpta isolate YL-2023 chromosome 2, ASM3395843v1, whole genome shotgun sequence DNA region contains:
- the LOC142008372 gene encoding riboflavin transporter 2-like, with protein sequence MALVVHVLACLLGTGSWVAINGLWVELPLIVPRVPEGWYLPSYLTVLIQLANAGPLFVTLMHHFRPGRLHEAGTIYALLSLGALACLLLAFCWQETTVVGGAPHSTALLVLLFFLSLVDCTSSVTFLPFMLRFRARYLSTYFAGEGLSGLLPGLVALAQGVGVTRCINGSLAGNASGATEGPGLQAEYQPARFSVRLFFLFLAGMMGLCLAAFALLNHLPAARQERAKEWIQARAREEAGTGLRAVVEEQPMIGPTQGCWLGTRFGTGAYSWPQVACIFLLLAWANALTNGVLPAVQSYSCLPYGTMAYHLAATLAAMANPLACFLGMFLPNRCLLTLGLLSAAGSGFGCYIMAMAVHSPCPPLLHSHAGVPLIVLSWVLFVGVLSYVKLMIGLILRDEGRSALVWCGAVVQLGSMLGALTMFPLVSVYSLFRSGDPCDTRCPS encoded by the exons ATGGCGCTGGTGGTGCACGTCCTCGCCTGCCTGCTGGGCACAGGCTCGTGGGTGGCCATCAACGGGCTGTGGGTGGAGCTGCCCCTCATTGTGCCCCGGGTGCCGGAGGGCTGGTACCTGCCCTCCTACCTGACGGTGCTGATCCAGTTGGCCAATGCCGGGCCGCTCTTCGTCACCCTCATGCACCACTTCCGGCCCGGGCGGCTGCACGAGGCGGGGACCATCTATGCCCTCCTCAGCCTCGGGGCGCTGGCCTGCCTCCTGCTGGCCTTCTGCTGGCAGGAGACCACGGTGGTGGGGGGTGCGCCCCACAGCACCGCCCTGCTGGTCCTGCTCTTCTTTCTCTCCCTGGTGGACTGCACCTCCTCCGTCACCTTCCTGCCCTTCATGCTGCGCTTCCGGGCTCGCTACCTGAGTACCTACTTCGCGGGCGAGGGGCTGAGCGGGCTCCTGCCCGGCCTGGTGGCCTTGGCGCAGGGCGTGGGGGTGACCCGGTGCATCAACGGCAGCCTGGCAGGGAACGCCTCGGGCGCCACAGAGGGCCCCGGGCTGCAGGCGGAGTACCAGCCCGCCCGCTTCTCCGTTcgcctcttcttcctcttcctggcTGGCATGATGGGGCTGTGCCTGGCGGCCTTCGCCCTGCTCAACCACCTCCCGGCCGCCCGCCAGGAGCGGGCCAAGGAGTGGATCCAGGCCCGGGCCAGGGAGGAGGCGGGCACGGGCCTCCGGGCcgtggtggaggagcagcccatgatcggccccacccagggctgctggctcggCACCCGCTTCGGCACCGGTGCGTACTCCTGGCCCCAGGTGGCCTGCATcttcctgctgctggcctgggccAACGCGCTGACCAACGGCGTGCTCCCGGCCGTGCAGTCCTACTCCTGCCTGCCCTACGGCACCATGGCCTACCACCTCGCCGCCACGCTGGCCGCCATGGCCAACCCGCTGGCCTGCTTCCTCGGCATGTTCCTGCCCAACAG GTGTTTGCTCACTTTGGGCCTCCTGTCGGCCGCAGGCTCCGGGTTTGGCTGCTACATCATGGCCATGGCGGTGCACAGCCCATGCCCGCCCCTGCTGCACAGCCATGCAGGGGTGCCACTCATT GTGCTGAGCTGGGTCCTGTTCGTGGGAGTCCTGTCCTACGTGAAGCTGATGATCGGCCTGATCCTGCGGGACGAGGGGCGCAGCGCTCTGGTGTGGTGCGGGGCCGTGGTGCAgctgggctccatgctgggggCCCTCACCATGTTCCCTCTGGTCAGCGTGTACAGCCTCTTCCGGTCCGGGGACCCCTGCGACACGCGCTGCCCCAGCTGA
- the SLC52A2 gene encoding solute carrier family 52, riboflavin transporter, member 2, which produces MMGQALVTHLLVAFFGMGSWVAVNALWVELPVVVKWLPEGWNLPAYLSVLVALGNVGPIAVTLAHKLAPGRLKERWVIHAIQALGVVAALFLALFWHRTAPVMGEPHSLAFLLLTFLLALGCCTSNVTFLPFMYRFPQPFIRTFFVGQGLSALFPCVLALAQGVGRLECRNATLGNGSRPHYLEENFPADTYFWLTAALLGLSALAFMGLTLQLGRASSSATRRGSSCKGSAETEESFPLQDGTPASASASEVAKVPPAPFWTGRNLYLLVLLGISNALTNGVLPSVQSYSCLPYGSTAYHLSVVLSNIANPVACFLAMGVLCRSAAGLGILSALGGVFAAYLMALAVLSPCPPLVGSVTGIALVVLSWTLFLGLFSYLKVVIGSLLHEAGHAALVWCGAVIQAGSLVGALTMFPLVSIYHLFQSGRDCTDSCGA; this is translated from the exons TGAACGCCTTGTGGGTGGAGCTCCCCGTGGTGGTGAAGTGGCTTCCCGAAG GCTGGAATCTCCCTGCCTACCTCTCGGTGCTCGTCGCCCTGGGCAACGTGGGCCCCATCGCCGTCACCCTGGCTCACAAGCTGGCCCCCGGGCGGCTGAAGGAGCGCTGGGTCATCCACGCCATCCAGGCGCTGGGCGTGGTGGCGGCGCTGTTCCTGGCGCTCTTCTGGCACCGGACGGCGCCGGTgatgggggagccccacagcctggccttCCTGCTGCTGACTTTCCTGCTGGCCTTGGGCTGCTGCACCTCCAACGTCACCTTCCTGCCCTTCATGTaccgcttcccccagcccttcatCCGCACCTTCTTCGTGGGCCAGGGCCTGAGCGCCCTCTTCCCCTGCGTGCTGGCGCTGGCCCAAGGGGTGGGCAGGCTGGAGTGCCGTAACGCCACCCTCGGCAACGGCTCCCGgccccactacctggaggagaACTTCCCGGCCGACACCTACTTCTGGCTGACAGCCGCCCTGCTGGGCCTCTCGGCGCTCGCCTTCATGGGGCTGACCCTGCAGCTCGGCCGCGCCAGCAGCTCCGCCACCCGCCGGGGGAGCTCTTGCAAGGGCAGCGCGGAGACGGAGGAGTCCTTCCCCCTGCAGGACGGCACGCCCGCCTCAGCCAGTGCCTCCGAGGTCGCCAAGgtccccccagctcccttctggaCAGGCCGCAACCTCtacctgctggtgctgctgggcatCTCCAACGCCCTGACCAACGGCGTGCTGCCCTCGGTGCAGAGCTACTCCTGCCTGCCCTATGGCAGCACAGCCTACCACCTCTCCGTGGTGCTCAGCAACATTGCCAACCCCGTGGCCTGCTTCCTCGCCATGGGTGTGCTGTGCAG GTCGGCGGCGGGCTTGGGTATCCTCTCTGCGCTGGGAGGCGTCTTCGCAGCCTATCTGATGGCGCTGGCGGtgctcagcccctgtcccccgcTGGTGGGCAGTGTCACGGGCATCGCCCTGGTG GTGCTGTCCTGGACGCTCTTTCTGGGGCTCTTCTCCTACCTCAAGGTGGTGATCGGCAGCCTGCTGCACGAGGCCGGCCACGCGGCGCTGGTGTGGTGCGGAGCTGTCATCCAGGCCGGGTCGCTGGTGGGGGCCCTGACCATGTTCCCCCTTGTCAGCATCTATCACCTCTTCCAGAGCGGGCGGGACTGTACGGACAGCTGCGGGGCCTGA